One Streptomyces sp. P9-A2 DNA window includes the following coding sequences:
- a CDS encoding amidohydrolase family protein, translating into MSERAMLHVKGRILVGPDEVRDELWVVDGRISYDRPAGARDVTAVEGWVLPGLVDAHCHVGLDRHGAVPDDVAEKQALTDRDAGALLLRDAGSPSDTRWTDDRDDLPKIVRAGRHIARTRRYIRGYAWEVEPDDLVAYVAQEARRGDGWVKLVGDWIDRDLGDLSACWPRGAVEAAIAEAHRLGARVTAHCFAEDSLRDLVEAGIDCVEHATGLTDDTIPLFAERGVAIVPTLVNIATFPGLADGGESRFPRWSAHMRRLHERRYDTVRSAYDAGIPVFVGTDAGGSLPHGLAAAEVAELVTAGIPPADALAAGTWAARTWLGRPGLDEGAPADLVVYASDPRADVRVLADPRRVVLNGRVVA; encoded by the coding sequence ATGAGCGAACGCGCGATGTTGCACGTGAAGGGGCGGATCCTCGTCGGGCCCGACGAGGTCCGCGACGAGCTGTGGGTCGTCGACGGCCGGATCTCCTACGACCGCCCCGCCGGCGCCCGCGACGTGACGGCCGTCGAGGGCTGGGTGCTGCCCGGGCTGGTCGACGCCCACTGCCATGTGGGCCTCGACCGGCACGGAGCGGTCCCCGACGACGTCGCCGAGAAGCAGGCGCTCACCGACCGCGACGCCGGCGCCCTGCTGCTGCGGGACGCCGGCTCGCCGTCCGACACCCGCTGGACCGACGACCGCGACGACCTTCCGAAGATTGTCCGGGCCGGCCGGCACATCGCCCGCACCCGCCGCTACATCCGCGGCTACGCCTGGGAGGTCGAACCCGACGACCTCGTCGCGTACGTCGCCCAGGAGGCCCGGCGCGGCGACGGCTGGGTGAAGCTCGTCGGCGACTGGATCGACCGTGACCTCGGCGACCTGTCGGCCTGCTGGCCGCGCGGCGCCGTCGAGGCGGCGATCGCCGAGGCGCACCGGCTGGGCGCCCGCGTCACCGCGCACTGCTTCGCCGAGGACTCCCTGCGGGACCTGGTCGAGGCCGGCATCGACTGCGTCGAGCACGCGACGGGCCTGACCGACGACACCATCCCGCTGTTCGCCGAACGAGGCGTGGCGATCGTCCCGACCCTCGTCAACATCGCCACCTTCCCGGGCCTCGCCGACGGCGGCGAGTCCAGGTTCCCGCGCTGGTCGGCCCATATGCGCCGGCTCCACGAGCGCCGCTACGACACCGTGCGCTCCGCCTACGACGCCGGCATCCCCGTCTTCGTCGGTACGGACGCCGGAGGCAGCCTCCCGCACGGCCTCGCGGCGGCCGAGGTCGCCGAACTCGTCACCGCCGGCATCCCGCCCGCCGACGCCCTCGCGGCCGGCACCTGGGCGGCCCGTACCTGGCTCGGACGTCCCGGCCTGGACGAGGGCGCCCCGGCCGACCTCGTCGTCTACGCCTCCGACCCGCGCGCCGACGTACGGGTGCTGGCGGACCCGCGCCGGGTGGTACTGAACGGGCGCGTGGTCGCGTAA
- a CDS encoding amino acid ABC transporter ATP-binding protein: MSRLDKQPDKQPDRQPGEQPESRPGNPEIRVSGLHKSFGSNEVLRGIDLEIRRGEVVCVIGPSGSGKSTLLRCVNLLEEPTKGQVYVGGTELTDPDVDIDAARRRIGMVFQQFNLFPHLTVTENLTLPQRRVLKRGKAEAARTAAANLERVGLAEKAGAYPSSLSGGQQQRVAIARALAMGPEVMLFDEPTSALDPELVGDVLAVMRMLADEGMTMMVVTHEMTFAREVADRVVFMDGGVIVEDGAPEQVIGAPRHERTRHFLSRLLDPAMADVEEESSDRIGKSP; encoded by the coding sequence ATGAGCCGACTGGACAAGCAGCCGGACAAACAGCCGGACAGGCAGCCCGGCGAGCAGCCGGAGAGCCGGCCCGGGAACCCGGAGATCCGGGTCAGCGGGCTGCACAAGTCGTTCGGCAGCAACGAGGTGCTGCGCGGCATCGACCTGGAGATCCGCCGGGGCGAGGTCGTCTGCGTGATCGGGCCGTCCGGCTCGGGCAAGTCGACCCTGCTCCGGTGCGTGAACCTGCTCGAGGAGCCCACCAAGGGTCAGGTGTACGTCGGCGGTACGGAACTCACCGACCCGGACGTCGACATCGACGCCGCCCGCCGCCGGATCGGCATGGTCTTCCAGCAGTTCAACCTGTTCCCGCATCTCACCGTCACCGAGAACCTCACGCTGCCGCAGCGCCGGGTACTGAAGCGGGGCAAGGCGGAGGCCGCCCGGACCGCCGCCGCGAACCTGGAGCGGGTCGGCCTCGCGGAGAAGGCGGGCGCCTATCCGTCCTCCCTCTCCGGCGGCCAGCAGCAGCGCGTCGCCATCGCCCGCGCGCTGGCCATGGGCCCCGAGGTGATGCTGTTCGACGAGCCGACCTCGGCACTCGACCCCGAACTGGTCGGCGATGTGCTGGCGGTGATGCGGATGCTGGCCGACGAGGGCATGACGATGATGGTCGTCACCCACGAGATGACCTTCGCCCGGGAGGTCGCCGACCGGGTCGTCTTCATGGACGGCGGGGTGATCGTCGAGGACGGCGCCCCCGAGCAGGTCATCGGCGCTCCGCGGCACGAACGCACCCGGCACTTCCTCTCCCGGCTCCTCGACCCCGCCATGGCGGACGTGGAGGAGGAGAGCTCCGACCGGATCGGCAAGTCCCCGTAA
- a CDS encoding amino acid ABC transporter permease, whose protein sequence is MADTKVPPELRKKGLTRSQKRRLSRGAQYVVFVAAVAAFAASADWGRLKNQFAQLDIAERMFPDIITLALKNTVIYTLTGFAVGLGLGLLLALMRLSSVGPYRWLAGIYIEIFRGLPALLIFIFIGVAVPLAFPGTEIIGGTYGKVALALGLVAAAYMAETIRAGIQAVPKGQMEAARSLGFSPARAMVSIIIPQAFRVILPPLTNELVLLFKDSSLVLFLGVTLEERELSKYGRDLASQTANSTPILVAGLCYLLITVPLGFVVRRMEAKAQEAVK, encoded by the coding sequence ATGGCCGACACGAAGGTGCCTCCGGAGCTGAGGAAGAAGGGCCTGACCCGGAGCCAGAAGCGCCGTCTGTCGCGCGGCGCCCAGTACGTCGTCTTCGTCGCCGCCGTGGCCGCCTTCGCGGCCTCGGCCGACTGGGGCAGGCTGAAGAACCAGTTCGCCCAGCTCGACATCGCCGAGCGGATGTTCCCGGACATCATCACGCTGGCGCTGAAGAACACCGTGATCTACACGCTGACCGGCTTCGCCGTCGGGCTCGGCCTCGGACTGCTCCTCGCGCTGATGCGGTTGTCGTCGGTCGGCCCGTACCGCTGGCTGGCGGGCATCTACATCGAGATCTTCCGGGGCCTGCCCGCCCTGCTGATCTTCATCTTCATCGGTGTGGCCGTGCCGCTCGCCTTCCCCGGTACGGAGATCATCGGCGGCACCTACGGCAAGGTCGCCCTCGCGCTCGGCCTGGTGGCCGCCGCCTACATGGCCGAGACGATCCGCGCGGGCATCCAGGCGGTGCCCAAGGGACAGATGGAGGCGGCCCGTTCGCTGGGCTTCTCGCCCGCGCGGGCCATGGTCTCGATCATCATCCCGCAGGCCTTCCGGGTCATCCTGCCGCCGCTCACCAACGAACTCGTCCTGCTCTTCAAGGACTCCTCGCTGGTGCTGTTCCTCGGCGTCACCCTGGAGGAGCGCGAACTGTCCAAGTACGGCCGGGACCTGGCCAGCCAGACCGCCAACTCCACCCCGATCCTGGTCGCCGGCCTGTGCTACCTGCTGATCACCGTTCCGCTCGGCTTCGTCGTACGCCGTATGGAGGCCAAGGCCCAGGAGGCCGTCAAATGA
- a CDS encoding transporter substrate-binding domain-containing protein, giving the protein MKTLLGRRTRVLAATTATAGLVLLTACTSTDDGDGGASKTVAGGVELAKAGQLTTCTHLPYPPFQSEIDGKVQGFDVALIDLVADDLGVKQEILDTPFENFKTGAFLNSGECDLAAAGMTITEERKKNVDFSDPYFNATQAVLVDKKAGVTSLADVKSKNVKLGAQAQTTGEDYVKKEGFDPVSFESSDAVLNGLRTGQVKAVVIDFPVVQGWLKDKATADAFEVVDSLDTGEQYGFTVKKGNTALQKAINKALSDAKADGTYKKLYEQWIGPYDESAAEPSAT; this is encoded by the coding sequence GTGAAGACGCTCCTCGGCCGCAGGACCCGCGTCCTGGCCGCCACCACCGCGACGGCCGGGCTGGTCCTCCTGACCGCCTGCACCTCCACCGACGACGGGGACGGCGGCGCCTCCAAGACAGTGGCCGGCGGCGTCGAGCTCGCCAAGGCGGGGCAGCTCACCACGTGCACCCACCTCCCGTACCCGCCCTTCCAGTCGGAGATCGACGGCAAGGTGCAGGGCTTCGACGTGGCCCTGATCGACCTGGTCGCCGACGACCTGGGCGTGAAGCAGGAGATCCTCGACACGCCGTTCGAGAACTTCAAGACCGGTGCCTTCCTCAACTCCGGCGAGTGCGACCTGGCCGCGGCCGGTATGACCATCACCGAGGAGCGGAAGAAGAACGTCGACTTCTCGGACCCGTACTTCAACGCCACCCAGGCCGTCCTCGTCGACAAGAAGGCCGGCGTCACCTCGCTCGCCGACGTGAAGTCGAAGAACGTCAAGCTCGGCGCCCAGGCACAGACCACCGGCGAGGACTACGTCAAGAAGGAGGGCTTCGACCCGGTCTCCTTCGAGTCCTCCGACGCCGTCCTCAACGGCCTGCGCACCGGCCAGGTCAAGGCCGTCGTCATCGACTTCCCGGTGGTCCAGGGCTGGCTCAAGGACAAGGCCACCGCCGACGCGTTCGAGGTCGTCGACAGCCTCGACACCGGCGAGCAGTACGGCTTCACGGTGAAGAAGGGCAACACCGCGCTGCAGAAGGCCATCAACAAGGCGCTCTCGGACGCCAAGGCCGACGGCACGTACAAGAAGCTGTACGAGCAGTGGATCGGCCCGTACGACGAGTCCGCCGCCGAACCGTCTGCCACCTGA
- a CDS encoding pyridoxal-phosphate-dependent aminotransferase family protein, translating to MSTHPFLGLAPLSAAHFASIEDRVARLLRTTQDVVIMQGEALLPLEGAIRATAGPGTTALNVVTGPYGQTFGDWLRDCGATVIDLAVPFHTAVTAGQIREAFAAHPEIDFVSLVHAEAATGNTNPVAEIGAAVRAHGALFYLDAVASIGAEPVLPDAWGVDLCVIGAQKAMGGPAGVSAVSVSERAWARMAANPRAPRHSYLSLLDWKQRWIDGGRTALPHAPAQLEMLALQACVEHIEAVGLETVTARHAAAAAATRAGALALGGGLEPYVHDAAQAAPVATTLRVPSGAVASELVARALALDPALPLAAGGGALAKEMVRVNHYGPDATRGAVRASLTALGTALAEQGLSVDLQGALRAADHGWR from the coding sequence GTGAGCACCCACCCCTTCCTCGGCCTGGCCCCGCTGAGCGCCGCACACTTCGCCTCGATCGAGGACCGCGTGGCACGGCTGCTGCGCACCACCCAGGACGTCGTGATCATGCAGGGCGAGGCGCTGCTTCCACTGGAAGGCGCGATCCGCGCGACCGCCGGCCCCGGCACGACCGCGCTGAACGTCGTCACGGGCCCGTACGGGCAGACCTTCGGCGACTGGCTGCGGGACTGCGGCGCCACGGTGATCGATCTGGCGGTGCCGTTCCACACCGCGGTGACGGCCGGGCAGATCCGCGAGGCCTTCGCCGCGCACCCGGAGATCGACTTCGTCTCCTTGGTGCACGCGGAGGCGGCCACCGGCAACACCAACCCGGTCGCGGAGATCGGCGCGGCCGTGCGGGCGCACGGGGCGCTGTTCTATCTGGACGCGGTGGCGTCGATCGGGGCGGAGCCGGTACTGCCGGACGCGTGGGGCGTGGACCTGTGCGTGATCGGGGCGCAGAAGGCCATGGGCGGCCCGGCCGGCGTGTCAGCGGTGTCGGTGAGCGAGCGGGCATGGGCCCGTATGGCGGCGAACCCGCGGGCGCCACGCCACTCGTACCTGTCCCTGCTGGACTGGAAGCAGCGCTGGATCGACGGGGGCCGCACGGCACTGCCGCACGCTCCGGCCCAGCTGGAGATGCTGGCGCTTCAGGCATGCGTGGAGCACATCGAGGCAGTGGGCCTGGAGACGGTGACGGCACGGCACGCGGCGGCCGCGGCAGCGACCCGGGCGGGTGCGCTCGCACTGGGCGGCGGTCTGGAGCCGTATGTCCACGACGCGGCTCAGGCGGCCCCGGTCGCCACGACTCTGCGGGTCCCGTCGGGCGCGGTGGCCTCCGAGCTGGTGGCCCGCGCCCTGGCCCTGGACCCGGCGCTGCCGCTGGCGGCGGGGGGCGGGGCGCTGGCGAAGGAGATGGTCCGCGTCAACCACTACGGCCCCGACGCGACCCGGGGCGCGGTCCGGGCGAGCCTGACGGCCCTGGGCACGGCGCTGGCGGAGCAGGGCCTGTCGGTGGACCTGCAGGGGGCCCTGCGAGCGGCCGACCACGGCTGGCGGTAG